In a single window of the Callithrix jacchus isolate 240 chromosome 1, calJac240_pri, whole genome shotgun sequence genome:
- the PHF24 gene encoding PHD finger protein 24 isoform X1, whose amino-acid sequence MGVLMSKRQTVEQVQKVSLAVSAFKDGLRDRPSIRRTGELPGSRRGTVEGSVQEVQEEKEAEAGTAVVQEESSAGRAAWERLRDGRGVEPEEFERASRFTPPAFIRPVRKLDDDKPPEICLEPREPVVNDEMCDVCEVWTAESLFPCRVCTRVFHDGCLRRMGYIQGDSAAEVMEMAHTETGWSCHYCDNINLLLTEEEMYSLTETFQRCKVIPDCSLTLEDFLRYRHQSAKRGDRDRALSEEQEEQAARQFAALDPEHRGHIEWHDFLSHESLLLLQQLRPQNSLLRLLTVKERERARATFLAQGSGSTISEAECHRAQHSWFCKRFPEAPSCSVSSISHVGPIADSSPASSSSKSQDKSLLPTEQESRFVDWPTFLQENVLYILAARPNSAAIHLKPPG is encoded by the exons ATGGGGGTGTTGATGTCCAAGCGGCAGACAGTGGAGCAGGTGCAGAAGGTGAGTCTGGCTGTGTCTGCCTTCAAGGATGGGCTGCGGGACAGGCCTTCCATCCGACGCACAGGTGAGCTGCCGGGGTCCCGCCGTGGCACTGTAGAGGGCTCTGTCCAGGAGGTGCAGGAGGAGAAAGAAGCAGAAGCAGGAACTGCGGTGGTCCAGGAAGAGAGTAGTGCCGGCCGCGCAGCCTGGGAGAGGCTCCGAGATGGGCGTGGCGTGGAGCCTGAGGAGTTTGAGAGGGCTAGCCGGTTCACACCCCCTGCTTTCATCCGCCCTGTCCGGAAGCTGGATGATGACAAACCTCCAGAAATCTGCCTGGAGCCCAGAGAGCCT GTTGTCAACGATGAGATGTGTGATGTTTGTGAGGTGTGGACAGCTGAGAGCCTCTTCCCGTGCAGAGTCTGCACCAGGGTTTTCCATGATGGCTGTCTGCGCCGTATGGGCTACATCCAAGGAGACAGTGCAGCAGAGGTGATGGAGATGGCCCACACGGAAACAGGCTGGAGCTGCCACTACTGT GACAACATCAACTTGCTGCTTACTGAGGAGGAAATGTACAGCCTCACGGAGACCTTTCAGCGGTGTAAAGTCATCCCTG ATTGCTCCCTGACACTGGAGGACTTCCTGCGCTACCGCCACCAATCAGCAAAGCGGGGGGACCGTGACAGGGCCCTGAGTGAGGAGCAAGAAGAGCAGGCAGCCCGCCAGTTTGCTGCCTTGGACCCTGAACATCGAGGTCACATAGAGTGGCATGACTTCTTGTCCCATGAGTCCCTCTTACTGTTGCAGCAGTTGCGTCCCCAG AACTCTCTGTTGAGGCTTCTGACAGTGAAGGAGCGGGAACGAGCCCGAGCCACCTTCCTGGCACAGGGCAGTGGGAGCACCATCAGTGAGGCAGAGTGCCACCGGGCCCAGCACTCTTGGTTTTGCAAACGGTTCCCAGAGGCTCCCTCCTGCAGTGTCAG CAGCATCAGCCATGTGGGTCCCATCGCAGATAGCAGcccagccagcagcagcagcaagagtCAGGACAAGAGCCTGCTGCCCACAGAGCAGGAGTCCAG ATTTGTGGACTGGCCTACCTTCCTGCAAGAGAACGTCCTCTACATCCTGGCTGCTCGCCCCAACAGCGCAGCCATTCACCTGAAACCCCCAGGATAA
- the PHF24 gene encoding PHD finger protein 24 isoform X2, whose amino-acid sequence MGVLMSKRQTVEQVQKVSLAVSAFKDGLRDRPSIRRTGELPGSRRGTVEGSVQEVQEEKEAEAGTAVVQEESSAGRAAWERLRDGRGVEPEEFERASRFTPPAFIRPVRKLDDDKPPEICLEPREPVVNDEMCDVCEVWTAESLFPCRVCTRVFHDGCLRRMGYIQGDSAAEVMEMAHTETGWSCHYCDNINLLLTEEEMYSLTETFQRCKVIPDCSLTLEDFLRYRHQSAKRGDRDRALSEEQEEQAARQFAALDPEHRGHIEWHDFLSHESLLLLQQLRPQNSLLRLLTVKERERARATFLAQGSGSTISEAECHRAQHSWFCKRFPEAPSCSVSISHVGPIADSSPASSSSKSQDKSLLPTEQESRFVDWPTFLQENVLYILAARPNSAAIHLKPPG is encoded by the exons ATGGGGGTGTTGATGTCCAAGCGGCAGACAGTGGAGCAGGTGCAGAAGGTGAGTCTGGCTGTGTCTGCCTTCAAGGATGGGCTGCGGGACAGGCCTTCCATCCGACGCACAGGTGAGCTGCCGGGGTCCCGCCGTGGCACTGTAGAGGGCTCTGTCCAGGAGGTGCAGGAGGAGAAAGAAGCAGAAGCAGGAACTGCGGTGGTCCAGGAAGAGAGTAGTGCCGGCCGCGCAGCCTGGGAGAGGCTCCGAGATGGGCGTGGCGTGGAGCCTGAGGAGTTTGAGAGGGCTAGCCGGTTCACACCCCCTGCTTTCATCCGCCCTGTCCGGAAGCTGGATGATGACAAACCTCCAGAAATCTGCCTGGAGCCCAGAGAGCCT GTTGTCAACGATGAGATGTGTGATGTTTGTGAGGTGTGGACAGCTGAGAGCCTCTTCCCGTGCAGAGTCTGCACCAGGGTTTTCCATGATGGCTGTCTGCGCCGTATGGGCTACATCCAAGGAGACAGTGCAGCAGAGGTGATGGAGATGGCCCACACGGAAACAGGCTGGAGCTGCCACTACTGT GACAACATCAACTTGCTGCTTACTGAGGAGGAAATGTACAGCCTCACGGAGACCTTTCAGCGGTGTAAAGTCATCCCTG ATTGCTCCCTGACACTGGAGGACTTCCTGCGCTACCGCCACCAATCAGCAAAGCGGGGGGACCGTGACAGGGCCCTGAGTGAGGAGCAAGAAGAGCAGGCAGCCCGCCAGTTTGCTGCCTTGGACCCTGAACATCGAGGTCACATAGAGTGGCATGACTTCTTGTCCCATGAGTCCCTCTTACTGTTGCAGCAGTTGCGTCCCCAG AACTCTCTGTTGAGGCTTCTGACAGTGAAGGAGCGGGAACGAGCCCGAGCCACCTTCCTGGCACAGGGCAGTGGGAGCACCATCAGTGAGGCAGAGTGCCACCGGGCCCAGCACTCTTGGTTTTGCAAACGGTTCCCAGAGGCTCCCTCCTGCAGTGTCAG CATCAGCCATGTGGGTCCCATCGCAGATAGCAGcccagccagcagcagcagcaagagtCAGGACAAGAGCCTGCTGCCCACAGAGCAGGAGTCCAG ATTTGTGGACTGGCCTACCTTCCTGCAAGAGAACGTCCTCTACATCCTGGCTGCTCGCCCCAACAGCGCAGCCATTCACCTGAAACCCCCAGGATAA